From one Henriciella marina DSM 19595 genomic stretch:
- a CDS encoding metallophosphoesterase family protein: MSDQPVIYAIGDVHGERMRLWELHEKIVAHHLKFFRSAPLKLIHLGDYVDRGPDSAGVIELLMSLEKRTNIQIVNLRGNHEQMMSEAHGEFANDFHLHWLTNGGDATVESYITRGQDKPPETHLEWIKSLPTMHLEHDRKLAFVHAGVDPRTFPYCGEDIHMWTRSRRFFDTRHWENGPLAEWTVVHGHTPTDNFKPELDGQPTQRFNLDTGAVYGGRLTAGVFAPGVETVDFLFS; this comes from the coding sequence GTGTCAGACCAGCCTGTCATCTACGCAATTGGCGATGTCCACGGTGAGCGCATGCGGCTCTGGGAGCTTCATGAAAAGATCGTCGCGCACCACCTGAAATTCTTCCGCAGCGCCCCGCTGAAACTCATTCATCTCGGCGATTATGTCGACCGTGGGCCCGATAGCGCCGGGGTGATCGAGCTTCTGATGTCGCTCGAAAAGCGGACCAACATCCAGATCGTCAATCTTCGCGGCAACCATGAGCAGATGATGAGCGAGGCGCATGGTGAGTTCGCCAACGACTTTCACCTGCATTGGCTCACCAATGGCGGCGACGCGACCGTCGAGAGCTATATCACGCGCGGTCAGGACAAGCCGCCCGAAACCCATCTCGAATGGATAAAGAGCCTGCCAACGATGCATCTGGAGCATGATCGCAAGCTTGCTTTCGTGCATGCTGGCGTCGATCCGCGCACCTTCCCCTATTGCGGCGAAGACATTCATATGTGGACGCGCTCCAGGCGCTTCTTCGATACGCGCCATTGGGAAAACGGCCCCCTCGCGGAATGGACTGTCGTCCATGGCCATACCCCGACAGATAATTTCAAGCCGGAGCTTGATGGCCAGCCCACCCAACGGTTCAATCTCGATACTGGCGCGGTTTATGGCGGACGCCTGACTGCCGGGGTCTTCGCGCCGGGCGTGGAAACGGTCGATTTCCTCTTCAGCTGA
- the ruvC gene encoding crossover junction endodeoxyribonuclease RuvC, which translates to MSDTLRILGIDPGLRQTGWGVIEQTGSRLSHIAHGVIRIDPGLTLAARLGGIFEAIGLLTAEYAPQIGGVEETLVNSNPRSALKLGQARGVAMAALHSAGLDVFEFSPRTIKLAVVGTGAADKAQVGFMVARLLPKAGKLPSDAADALACAICTAHHARVPVHLRARGAA; encoded by the coding sequence ATGTCAGACACTTTGCGCATCCTCGGCATCGACCCCGGCCTTCGCCAGACCGGCTGGGGCGTCATCGAACAGACCGGCTCGCGGCTCAGCCATATTGCCCACGGCGTCATCCGGATCGATCCCGGCCTCACCCTCGCCGCAAGGCTTGGCGGTATCTTTGAGGCGATCGGTCTCCTGACGGCTGAGTATGCCCCGCAAATTGGCGGGGTCGAGGAAACCCTGGTCAATTCCAACCCGCGCTCGGCCCTGAAACTCGGACAGGCGCGCGGCGTTGCCATGGCCGCCCTGCACAGTGCAGGTCTAGACGTCTTCGAATTCTCGCCCCGCACCATCAAGCTCGCTGTGGTTGGAACAGGCGCGGCCGACAAGGCGCAGGTCGGCTTCATGGTTGCGAGGCTGTTGCCCAAGGCGGGCAAGCTTCCATCTGACGCGGCCGATGCGCTCGCTTGCGCGATCTGCACCGCCCACCATGCGCGCGTGCCGGTCCATCTGCGGGCGAGGGGTGCAGCATGA
- the ruvA gene encoding Holliday junction branch migration protein RuvA, producing the protein MIIGRLRGEIATVGTDSVMIDVNGVGYVALAGSRLLSKLSPGKKAELHIETRVTESSITLFAFESDEARAWFVRLQDVPGVAGKSAMAIMDAVGPAELMDALAMGDAATVSRAKGVGKKLAERIIGELSGKPPPMGRFGMFAPAASGKPTQETDVEAVGSRSEAVSALVNLGYAQADASRAILAASRNDPQADTSDLIRAGLKELAPS; encoded by the coding sequence ATGATTATCGGGCGCCTCAGAGGAGAGATCGCAACGGTCGGCACTGACAGCGTGATGATCGACGTGAACGGGGTCGGCTATGTCGCCTTGGCCGGCAGCCGTCTTCTCTCAAAGCTCTCGCCAGGCAAAAAAGCTGAGTTGCATATCGAGACCCGTGTTACAGAGAGCTCGATCACGCTGTTTGCGTTTGAAAGCGACGAAGCGCGCGCCTGGTTTGTGCGCCTGCAGGATGTCCCCGGCGTCGCTGGCAAATCTGCCATGGCGATCATGGATGCCGTCGGACCTGCCGAACTAATGGACGCGCTTGCCATGGGCGACGCCGCCACAGTCTCGCGTGCAAAGGGCGTCGGCAAGAAGCTGGCTGAACGCATCATTGGCGAGCTGTCGGGAAAGCCGCCGCCAATGGGCCGGTTCGGCATGTTCGCGCCCGCTGCATCTGGAAAACCAACCCAGGAAACAGATGTCGAAGCCGTCGGCAGCCGCAGCGAGGCTGTTTCAGCACTCGTCAATCTCGGCTACGCGCAGGCAGATGCGTCTCGCGCCATTCTGGCTGCATCCAGAAACGATCCTCAGGCTGATACATCCGACCTCATCCGGGCCGGCCTGAAAGAGCTCGCGCCATCATGA
- the ruvB gene encoding Holliday junction branch migration DNA helicase RuvB encodes MSRDGSITDPERQSGEALDRALRPQTFEDYIGQDAIKSNLKVYVDAAKARGEALDHVLLFGPPGLGKTTLAQIISKELGVGFRSTSGPVIAKAGDLAAILTNLEPNDVLFIDEIHRLPPLVEEILYPAMEDYALDIVIGEGPSARSVRLDLAPFTLVGATTRAGLLANPLRDRFGIPMRLDFYSPDHLARILMAAGRKLSTTLSEDGALEIATRARGTPRIAIRLLRRVRDFAEAEGAAIDKAAAARALSRLEIDTDGLDALDRRYLDALVRTYAGGPVGADTLAAALSEARDAVEDMIEPFLMQKGYVARTPRGRVAAPLAYERLGLAVPDRGQQTGLFNGD; translated from the coding sequence ATGAGCCGGGATGGCAGCATCACCGATCCTGAACGTCAGTCTGGGGAAGCGCTCGACCGAGCCCTCCGGCCGCAGACTTTCGAAGACTATATCGGCCAGGATGCGATCAAGTCGAACCTCAAAGTCTACGTCGACGCCGCAAAAGCCCGCGGCGAAGCGCTCGACCATGTCCTCCTCTTCGGACCGCCCGGCCTCGGCAAGACAACGCTCGCGCAAATAATTTCCAAAGAGCTGGGTGTGGGTTTCAGATCCACGTCGGGACCGGTGATTGCCAAAGCGGGCGATCTCGCCGCGATCCTGACCAATCTCGAACCCAATGATGTTCTTTTCATTGACGAAATTCACCGCCTGCCGCCCCTGGTAGAGGAAATTCTCTATCCTGCGATGGAGGACTACGCCCTCGACATCGTGATCGGGGAAGGTCCATCCGCCCGCTCTGTGAGACTGGATCTTGCGCCCTTTACGCTTGTTGGCGCCACAACGCGCGCAGGCCTTCTCGCCAATCCGCTCCGCGACCGGTTCGGCATTCCGATGCGGCTTGATTTCTATAGCCCGGATCATCTTGCCCGCATCCTGATGGCGGCGGGCCGCAAGCTGTCGACGACCCTCTCAGAAGACGGCGCCCTCGAGATTGCCACGCGTGCCCGTGGGACGCCGCGCATCGCCATCCGGCTACTGCGCCGGGTCCGTGATTTTGCAGAAGCTGAGGGCGCTGCAATCGACAAGGCGGCCGCGGCCCGCGCGCTGTCGCGTCTCGAAATTGATACCGACGGCCTTGATGCACTGGATAGACGCTATCTTGATGCTCTGGTGCGTACCTATGCGGGCGGCCCCGTCGGCGCAGACACGCTGGCCGCCGCGCTTTCCGAAGCGCGCGACGCTGTCGAGGACATGATCGAGCCTTTCCTGATGCAGAAGGGCTATGTTGCTCGCACCCCGCGCGGCCGCGTTGCTGCCCCGCTCGCCTATGAGCGGCTCGGACTTGCCGTCCCGGACCGCGGCCAGCAGACCGGTCTCTTCAACGGGGACTAA
- a CDS encoding BolA family protein, with product MTQLFSPTLLNVTDDSARHAGHAGAQPGGETHYNVEIESTAFAGKTRVEMQRAVNSALKEEFDCGLHALSIKARPA from the coding sequence TTGACGCAGCTTTTTTCGCCAACTTTGCTGAATGTGACCGATGATAGTGCCCGCCATGCCGGACATGCGGGCGCACAGCCCGGTGGGGAGACCCATTATAACGTCGAAATCGAATCGACTGCATTTGCCGGGAAAACCCGTGTGGAAATGCAGCGGGCGGTCAATTCAGCGCTGAAAGAGGAATTCGATTGCGGGCTTCACGCGCTGTCGATCAAGGCGCGGCCGGCCTGA
- a CDS encoding J domain-containing protein, with the protein MSDPFSYRVKFTDIRVKPPKEEKERQKAVETRECHREDCDLAGDHPAPKPRGMEGVYWFCQKHAGEYNRNYDFFAGMSDAEMAAFNEMAKHGFNKTWKFGTGPMGKGKAAAAHDPRRWRGKEFFEQNTEARKERRKEQQSAGVTAQALAELDLEAGASATEIRVRYSEYIRKFHPDSNGGDRSTEHMLARVLRAGKTLKAAGMMKN; encoded by the coding sequence ATGTCAGATCCATTCTCATACCGCGTCAAGTTCACCGACATCAGGGTGAAGCCTCCCAAAGAGGAAAAGGAACGCCAGAAAGCCGTCGAGACCCGCGAGTGTCATCGCGAGGACTGCGACCTGGCCGGCGACCATCCAGCCCCCAAGCCGAGAGGCATGGAGGGCGTCTACTGGTTCTGCCAGAAGCACGCTGGCGAATATAACCGCAATTACGACTTCTTCGCCGGCATGTCCGACGCAGAGATGGCCGCATTCAATGAAATGGCCAAGCACGGCTTCAACAAGACCTGGAAGTTCGGCACCGGTCCGATGGGCAAGGGCAAGGCCGCAGCCGCCCATGATCCGCGCCGCTGGCGGGGCAAGGAGTTCTTTGAACAGAACACCGAGGCCCGCAAGGAGCGCCGCAAGGAACAGCAATCTGCCGGTGTCACCGCGCAGGCCCTTGCCGAGCTTGATCTGGAAGCTGGCGCCTCCGCGACCGAGATCCGCGTGCGCTACAGCGAATACATCCGCAAGTTCCACCCGGACTCCAATGGCGGCGATCGCTCGACAGAGCATATGCTCGCCCGCGTCCTTCGCGCCGGCAAGACGCTCAAAGCCGCCGGGATGATGAAGAACTAG
- the trmD gene encoding tRNA (guanosine(37)-N1)-methyltransferase TrmD → MSFNVSVITLFPDAFPGLLDVSILGRAREKGIWSLETADLRGFGLGKHRQVDDKPAGGGAGLVIRPDVAAAAIDSIERGGRELIYLSPRGEPFSQALAQEFAAGPGLICFCGRFEGLDERVISGRGMREVSLGDFVLAGGEAAAQAIIEATVRLLPGVAGNETSIEDESFSAGLLEYPQYTLPRIWENQTTPDVLLSGDHEKVDQWRLNRSKLLTEERRPDLWAAYLNGQRIRASETDDEHD, encoded by the coding sequence ATGTCATTCAATGTTTCGGTTATCACGCTCTTTCCGGACGCGTTTCCCGGTCTGCTGGATGTCTCTATACTCGGGCGCGCGCGCGAGAAGGGTATCTGGTCGCTCGAAACGGCTGACCTTCGCGGCTTTGGTCTGGGCAAGCACAGACAGGTTGATGACAAGCCGGCCGGCGGGGGCGCGGGCCTCGTCATCCGGCCCGATGTCGCCGCCGCTGCCATCGACAGCATCGAACGGGGCGGACGCGAGCTCATCTATCTCAGCCCACGCGGCGAACCCTTCAGCCAGGCCCTGGCGCAGGAGTTTGCAGCCGGTCCCGGCCTCATCTGCTTCTGCGGCCGCTTTGAAGGGCTCGATGAAAGGGTCATCTCCGGGCGCGGCATGAGAGAGGTGTCTCTCGGTGACTTTGTCCTCGCAGGAGGAGAGGCCGCAGCCCAGGCTATTATAGAAGCCACAGTGCGCCTGCTGCCGGGTGTTGCCGGAAACGAAACCTCTATCGAGGATGAGAGTTTCTCTGCAGGATTACTGGAATATCCACAGTATACGCTGCCCCGGATCTGGGAAAACCAGACGACCCCGGACGTGCTGTTATCGGGCGATCATGAAAAGGTCGACCAATGGCGGCTCAACCGCAGTAAACTGTTGACAGAGGAGCGCCGTCCCGATTTATGGGCCGCTTACCTCAACGGGCAAAGAATACGAGCGTCGGAGACGGACGATGAACATGATTGA
- the rplS gene encoding 50S ribosomal protein L19 — MNMIEQLEAEEVARVTSGKEIPSFSPGDTVSVNVRIREGDRERVQRFEGVCIARAGKGVNENFTVRKISFGEGVERVFPVVSPMIESIEVKRKGRVRRAKLYYLRNLRGKSARIAERTSGHGMETTEVTVSKTERKRQRVEQKAARREQAAKDRAAQDEAKRKAAEAEAAAAENEAAADEGASEE; from the coding sequence ATGAACATGATTGAGCAGCTCGAAGCTGAAGAAGTGGCCCGCGTCACTTCAGGCAAAGAGATCCCGAGTTTTTCCCCCGGTGACACCGTATCCGTGAATGTGCGCATTCGCGAAGGTGACCGTGAGCGGGTCCAGCGTTTTGAAGGCGTCTGCATCGCACGCGCCGGCAAAGGCGTGAATGAGAACTTCACGGTCCGCAAGATTTCCTTCGGTGAAGGTGTCGAGCGCGTTTTCCCGGTCGTCTCGCCGATGATCGAGAGCATTGAAGTCAAGCGCAAGGGCCGCGTTCGCCGCGCCAAGCTTTACTATCTGCGCAATCTGCGCGGCAAGTCGGCCCGTATCGCCGAGCGTACGTCCGGCCACGGCATGGAGACGACGGAAGTCACCGTGTCCAAGACCGAGCGCAAGCGTCAGCGCGTTGAGCAGAAAGCTGCCCGCCGTGAACAGGCCGCCAAGGATCGCGCCGCCCAGGACGAAGCCAAGCGTAAAGCGGCTGAAGCCGAAGCCGCAGCGGCCGAAAACGAGGCAGCTGCCGACGAAGGCGCAAGCGAAGAATAG
- the leuC gene encoding 3-isopropylmalate dehydratase large subunit has product MSGKTLYDKIWDAHLVHTDAASGDSLIYIDLHLIHEVTTPQAFSGLKANGRRVRRPELTLAVADHNTPTENQSAGLEGVTDEAARNQLSALSRNVAEHGIEFFPMGDLRNGIVHVVGPEQGRTQPGMTIVCGDSHTSTHGAFGALAHGIGTSEVEHVLATQTLRTQKSRNMAIEVSGKLREGVTAKDLALHLIAVIGTAGGTGHVMEYRGEAIRALSMEGRMTLCNLSIEGGARAGLIAPDETTFAYMKGRPAAPEAGAWEAAEAYWRTLYSDADANWDRVVEIRAEDVEPTVTWGTSPEQAIPLSGNVPDPATITDPARKASIERALHYMDLAPGAPISGTPVQRVFIGSCTNSRIEDLRAAAEIASGAQVADTVRAMVVPGSGLVRAQAEAEGLDKVFTDAGFEWREPGCSMCLGMNPDILAPGERCASTSNRNFEGRQGRGGRTHLMSPTLAARAAITGVIG; this is encoded by the coding sequence ATGTCCGGCAAGACGCTTTACGACAAGATCTGGGACGCCCATCTCGTTCACACCGATGCGGCGAGCGGCGATTCCCTCATCTATATCGACCTTCATCTCATCCATGAGGTCACCACACCTCAAGCTTTCTCCGGCCTGAAGGCCAATGGACGCCGTGTGCGCCGTCCTGAACTGACCCTCGCTGTGGCAGATCACAACACGCCGACCGAGAACCAGTCCGCAGGCCTTGAGGGCGTCACGGACGAGGCTGCCCGCAACCAGCTCTCTGCCCTCAGCCGGAATGTTGCCGAACACGGCATCGAATTCTTTCCAATGGGCGATCTACGCAACGGGATCGTCCATGTGGTCGGACCCGAACAGGGGCGCACCCAGCCCGGCATGACAATTGTCTGCGGCGACAGCCACACCTCGACGCATGGCGCGTTTGGCGCCCTCGCCCATGGCATTGGCACATCTGAGGTCGAACACGTCCTCGCGACACAAACCCTGCGCACCCAGAAATCGCGCAACATGGCCATAGAAGTCAGCGGCAAGCTTCGCGAGGGCGTCACCGCCAAGGATCTTGCCCTCCATCTGATCGCCGTCATCGGCACGGCCGGCGGCACAGGCCACGTCATGGAATATCGCGGCGAGGCGATCCGCGCCTTGTCCATGGAGGGGCGGATGACGCTCTGTAATCTCTCCATCGAAGGCGGCGCGCGCGCAGGTCTGATCGCGCCCGACGAAACAACTTTCGCCTATATGAAGGGCCGGCCCGCCGCACCAGAGGCTGGGGCCTGGGAAGCCGCTGAAGCCTATTGGCGCACGCTCTACTCTGACGCGGATGCCAATTGGGACCGGGTCGTGGAAATCCGCGCCGAGGACGTAGAGCCAACCGTAACCTGGGGCACCAGTCCTGAACAGGCCATCCCGCTCTCAGGGAATGTGCCGGACCCCGCCACTATTACAGATCCAGCCCGAAAAGCCTCCATTGAGCGTGCACTCCACTATATGGACCTTGCCCCCGGCGCGCCAATTTCCGGCACACCGGTGCAGCGCGTGTTTATCGGCTCGTGCACGAACTCCCGCATCGAAGATCTGCGCGCCGCCGCTGAGATCGCGTCTGGCGCTCAAGTCGCCGACACTGTCCGCGCCATGGTGGTTCCAGGGTCTGGACTTGTCCGGGCGCAGGCCGAAGCCGAAGGCCTCGACAAGGTCTTCACCGACGCCGGGTTTGAGTGGAGAGAGCCCGGTTGCTCCATGTGCCTCGGCATGAACCCGGACATCCTTGCCCCGGGCGAGCGCTGCGCATCCACCTCGAACCGTAACTTCGAAGGCCGCCAGGGCCGTGGTGGCCGCACCCATCTGATGAGCCCGACCCTCGCCGCCCGCGCCGCGATCACTGGCGTGATAGGATAG
- a CDS encoding VOC family protein gives MTGNGLLSALDHIVLVCPDIEAATAAYETLLGRAPDWRASSGGAASVLFRVDNTALELMAPDGNEGAAPRLRELSASGAVLTSLAYRTDDIASTHRLLTRRGLSPDAIQPGNSTDLNRRGTRYWQRFRCSDEAMSGIKTFIIQPADKPKPIAADASCVHSLDHIVINTPSPERAAATYGARLGLDLRLDRTAEQWKTRFLFFRLGGLTLEIINRLDEDQDPDASDHVWGLTWTVADITAAHERLSDSGLEISKIRMGRKPGTEVFTVKSGTLGVPTLFIAHSRD, from the coding sequence TTGACTGGTAACGGCCTCTTATCTGCGCTCGATCACATTGTGTTGGTCTGCCCAGATATAGAGGCCGCAACTGCGGCTTACGAAACGCTTCTAGGACGCGCGCCAGACTGGCGCGCATCCTCTGGCGGCGCAGCCAGCGTGCTCTTTCGGGTCGATAATACAGCGCTGGAGCTCATGGCGCCCGATGGCAATGAGGGCGCGGCACCTAGATTGCGAGAGTTGTCGGCCAGCGGCGCGGTGCTTACCAGCCTCGCCTATCGCACAGATGACATTGCCTCGACGCACCGGCTGTTGACCCGGCGCGGCCTGTCGCCTGATGCCATCCAGCCGGGCAACAGCACCGATCTGAACAGGCGCGGGACCCGCTACTGGCAACGCTTCCGCTGCAGCGATGAGGCGATGTCCGGCATCAAGACATTTATCATCCAGCCAGCCGACAAGCCAAAGCCCATTGCTGCCGATGCCTCCTGCGTCCACTCTCTGGATCACATTGTTATCAACACTCCCAGCCCTGAGCGCGCCGCCGCCACCTATGGCGCCCGTCTTGGCCTGGACCTCCGCCTGGACCGGACAGCTGAACAATGGAAGACGCGCTTTCTCTTCTTCCGGCTTGGGGGTCTGACACTGGAAATCATCAATCGTCTGGATGAGGACCAAGACCCTGACGCCAGTGACCACGTCTGGGGTCTGACCTGGACAGTGGCCGACATTACGGCGGCCCATGAACGCCTGTCGGACTCCGGCCTGGAAATCTCGAAAATCCGTATGGGCCGAAAACCCGGCACAGAGGTCTTTACGGTAAAAAGCGGCACGCTTGGCGTCCCCACCCTGTTCATCGCGCATTCCCGCGACTAG
- the leuD gene encoding 3-isopropylmalate dehydratase small subunit, protein MKAFTTLSSTAAALTDNGRLMANVDTDMIIPKQFLKTTQREGLAEGLFFELKTKADGSPDPDFVLNKPQHRHAGILIAGDNFGCGSSREHAPWALLDQGITCVIAPSFADIFHNNCFKNGILPIALAPEICEALAEQAGGANHRFTIDLERQTITTPEGAEIRFNIEPGRKQSLLQGLDDIGETLMAGETIDAFEARRAHETPWLQGRANG, encoded by the coding sequence ATGAAAGCCTTCACCACCCTCTCTTCGACCGCCGCAGCCTTGACCGATAATGGGCGGCTGATGGCCAATGTCGATACGGACATGATCATCCCGAAACAGTTCCTGAAGACCACCCAGCGCGAGGGCCTCGCCGAGGGTCTGTTCTTTGAACTCAAGACAAAGGCCGATGGCAGCCCGGATCCAGATTTCGTTCTGAACAAGCCGCAGCATCGCCATGCCGGCATCCTGATCGCCGGGGACAATTTTGGCTGCGGGTCTTCACGAGAACACGCCCCCTGGGCGCTGCTGGATCAGGGCATAACCTGCGTCATCGCCCCTTCCTTCGCCGATATCTTCCACAATAACTGCTTCAAGAATGGCATCCTTCCGATCGCCCTCGCGCCAGAAATTTGTGAGGCGCTCGCAGAGCAGGCGGGCGGGGCAAATCATCGGTTCACGATCGACCTTGAGCGCCAGACGATTACCACCCCTGAAGGCGCGGAAATCCGCTTCAACATTGAACCAGGCCGCAAGCAAAGTCTACTTCAAGGACTTGACGACATCGGTGAAACCCTGATGGCCGGTGAAACAATCGATGCCTTCGAAGCGCGACGTGCCCACGAAACACCCTGGCTGCAAGGCCGGGCGAACGGATAA
- a CDS encoding putative quinol monooxygenase: MVVIEGTVRIDPAHLDRAKPAMEKMVLASRAEPGCIDYAYAFDLMDNGLIRVSERWQDRDSLKAHFQTPHMAAWRAVWPSLNIQDRSLRLYEADPETI, encoded by the coding sequence ATGGTCGTTATTGAAGGGACTGTGCGGATTGATCCTGCTCATCTTGATAGGGCCAAACCGGCCATGGAAAAGATGGTACTGGCCAGTCGGGCCGAACCGGGATGCATCGATTACGCCTATGCGTTCGACCTGATGGATAACGGCCTCATCCGGGTCAGCGAACGCTGGCAGGACAGAGACAGTCTGAAAGCCCATTTCCAGACGCCGCACATGGCGGCATGGCGCGCCGTCTGGCCGTCACTGAATATTCAGGACCGCTCATTGCGGCTCTATGAAGCTGACCCAGAAACGATCTAG